From one Caldithrix abyssi DSM 13497 genomic stretch:
- a CDS encoding UTP--glucose-1-phosphate uridylyltransferase: MEQTTMLKTPDQSWQKIIDRCFEHGQGHVFRFWDELNDGQRKSLIEQLSRINWLQMEELIQRALNPAKKIEHTLEPAPVISIKERATYDARAIPIGEEALRAGKVGVCLVAGGQGSRLGFEGPKGCFPITPVKNKTLFQLHAEKIKAMSLKYGVDLPWYIMTSQTNHQPTIDFFEKHDYFNLGKDNVFFFNQEMIPAVDHRGKFLLVEKHKIFESPNGHGGVLKALYDSGAIEDMKARDIQYLFYFQVDNVLVKMCDPAFIGHHILQKAQMSNKVVRKVRPEERVGVICKIDGKIGVVEYSDLDEEHMYARDKNGDLLFWAGSIAIHVIDVPFIEEENKNGFKLPFHIAHKSIPYLNEQGELVIPEAKNGYKFETFIFDALLDASRVCTIEVDRSREFSAVKNKEGFESPQTAREDLMRNYARWLEACGVKVPRRDGLPVYPIEISPLFALDEQELKQNLKKIPEIDGPIYLD, translated from the coding sequence TTGGAGCAAACCACCATGCTTAAAACGCCCGATCAATCCTGGCAAAAAATTATCGATCGATGCTTTGAACATGGGCAGGGCCATGTTTTCAGATTCTGGGATGAGTTAAACGACGGTCAGCGAAAAAGTTTGATTGAACAATTGAGTCGTATTAACTGGTTACAAATGGAAGAACTAATTCAGCGCGCTTTAAATCCTGCTAAAAAAATTGAGCATACGCTTGAGCCGGCGCCGGTCATTTCTATAAAAGAAAGAGCAACCTATGACGCCCGGGCAATCCCCATCGGTGAAGAGGCCTTAAGAGCAGGAAAGGTGGGCGTTTGTCTGGTGGCGGGCGGTCAGGGATCGCGGCTGGGCTTTGAGGGCCCCAAAGGTTGTTTTCCCATAACGCCGGTGAAAAACAAAACCTTGTTTCAGCTTCATGCCGAAAAGATAAAAGCCATGTCCTTAAAATACGGCGTTGATCTGCCCTGGTACATTATGACCAGCCAAACCAATCACCAGCCGACCATCGATTTTTTCGAAAAACACGATTATTTTAACCTTGGTAAAGACAATGTTTTCTTTTTTAATCAGGAAATGATTCCGGCAGTGGATCATCGTGGTAAGTTTTTGCTGGTTGAAAAGCATAAAATTTTCGAAAGCCCCAACGGGCATGGCGGCGTATTAAAAGCGCTTTACGATAGCGGCGCGATAGAAGATATGAAGGCGCGGGACATTCAGTATCTCTTTTATTTTCAGGTGGACAACGTGCTGGTAAAAATGTGCGATCCGGCTTTTATAGGGCACCATATTTTGCAAAAAGCGCAAATGTCCAATAAGGTGGTGCGCAAAGTTCGTCCCGAAGAACGTGTGGGCGTCATTTGTAAAATTGACGGCAAAATCGGCGTGGTCGAATATAGCGATCTGGATGAAGAGCACATGTACGCCCGCGATAAAAATGGCGATCTGCTTTTCTGGGCGGGTTCCATTGCCATTCATGTGATCGATGTGCCGTTTATTGAAGAGGAAAATAAGAATGGCTTTAAACTGCCGTTCCACATTGCTCATAAATCGATTCCTTACCTTAATGAACAGGGGGAGCTGGTGATTCCCGAAGCGAAAAATGGCTACAAGTTCGAAACCTTTATATTTGACGCCCTGCTCGATGCCAGCCGCGTATGCACCATTGAAGTGGATCGTTCCCGGGAATTCAGCGCCGTAAAAAACAAAGAAGGCTTCGAAAGCCCCCAAACCGCGCGTGAGGATTTGATGCGCAATTACGCCCGCTGGCTGGAAGCGTGCGGCGTAAAAGTACCGCGGCGTGACGGCCTGCCTGTTTATCCCATTGAAATCAGCCCGCTTTTTGCGCTGGATGAACAGGAATTAAAGCAGAATTTGAAAAAAATCCCGGAGATTGACGGGCCTATTTATTTGGATTGA
- the prmC gene encoding peptide chain release factor N(5)-glutamine methyltransferase — translation MEKRWKVIELLQTVSDFLKEKGIENPRLNAELLLGKVLGLDRVNLYLAFERPLSVAELNAYRELVRRRAKHEPLQYILEETEFMGLKFTVKPGVLIPRPETELLVEEVLKLKNKFASQPTIVDIGTGSGCIALSLAHYWQEARVFATDLSFEALEIFKINRELNQLNGRVTAVNHDLMDAWPEKIPAKFEILVSNPPYIRFEEIKTLPDEVQKYEPILALTDRADGLSFYRRFFELIQKNIIHPAYMFLEMSGSQPEKIINLAEQAKIGAIEVIEDLNNIKRILKIRVEK, via the coding sequence ATGGAAAAAAGATGGAAAGTAATTGAACTGCTGCAAACCGTAAGCGACTTTCTAAAAGAAAAAGGCATCGAAAATCCGCGACTAAACGCCGAGTTGTTATTGGGCAAAGTGTTGGGGCTTGATCGCGTTAATCTATATCTGGCTTTTGAGCGTCCGCTCTCTGTCGCAGAATTAAACGCCTATCGTGAACTGGTGCGTCGTCGGGCAAAACATGAACCGTTGCAATACATTCTGGAAGAGACGGAGTTTATGGGGTTGAAATTTACGGTGAAACCGGGCGTTTTAATTCCCAGGCCAGAAACCGAGCTTTTGGTGGAAGAGGTTCTTAAATTAAAAAATAAATTCGCATCGCAGCCCACAATTGTGGATATTGGAACCGGCAGCGGTTGTATTGCGCTTAGCCTGGCGCATTACTGGCAGGAAGCGCGTGTTTTTGCCACGGATCTTTCTTTTGAAGCCCTTGAAATTTTTAAGATTAACAGGGAACTAAATCAGCTCAATGGTCGTGTAACCGCTGTAAATCATGATCTTATGGACGCATGGCCAGAGAAAATCCCAGCAAAATTTGAAATTTTGGTGTCAAATCCGCCATATATCCGTTTTGAGGAAATAAAAACGCTACCCGATGAAGTTCAAAAGTATGAACCCATATTGGCGCTAACCGATCGGGCGGATGGCCTGAGTTTTTATCGCCGCTTTTTTGAATTAATCCAAAAAAATATTATTCATCCAGCGTATATGTTTTTGGAAATGAGCGGTTCACAACCGGAAAAAATTATTAATCTGGCTGAACAGGCGAAAATAGGAGCAATCGAAGTAATAGAAGACTTAAATAATATTAAAAGAATTTTAAAAATCAGAGTGGAAAAATGA